A stretch of Streptomyces vietnamensis DNA encodes these proteins:
- a CDS encoding sigma-70 family RNA polymerase sigma factor, producing the protein MTSPETTPAPEAQAPGAQAPGLLAALAPLLSAESDAEAPAAGVDPGDLEQAVWLRLLEQLQETGTAPERPAEWLRRAVRAEARRARRTHDRERPYRDEPVHEPGGAEPEHSLLAAEGRRTLRAAVTRTPGRCPKVLTAMLDPEDPTYREIAGELGISQGSLGPMRSRCLGCLRRMLAAEVPAPGRRGRVR; encoded by the coding sequence ATGACCTCCCCCGAGACCACCCCCGCCCCGGAAGCGCAGGCCCCCGGAGCGCAGGCCCCCGGCCTCCTCGCCGCCCTCGCCCCGCTGCTCTCCGCCGAGTCCGACGCCGAGGCGCCGGCCGCCGGCGTCGACCCGGGCGACCTCGAACAGGCCGTCTGGCTCCGCCTCCTGGAGCAGCTCCAGGAGACCGGCACCGCCCCCGAACGGCCCGCCGAATGGCTGCGCCGCGCCGTCCGCGCGGAGGCGCGCCGCGCCCGCAGGACCCACGACCGCGAACGCCCGTACCGGGACGAACCCGTCCACGAGCCGGGCGGCGCCGAGCCGGAACACTCCCTCCTCGCCGCCGAGGGCCGCCGCACCCTGCGCGCGGCCGTCACCAGGACACCCGGCCGCTGCCCGAAGGTGCTCACCGCGATGCTCGACCCGGAGGACCCCACTTACCGGGAAATCGCAGGAGAGTTGGGTATCTCACAGGGCAGTCTGGGGCCGATGCGTTCCCGTTGCCTGGGATGTTTGCGCAGAATGCTGGCGGCAGAGGTTCCCGCCCCGGGTCGACGGGGAAGGGTGCGGTAA
- a CDS encoding GNAT family N-acetyltransferase, whose product MGLSVTISAAEPQDAEHILKLQYLCYQSEAELYGDWSIEPLTQSLDALRAELDEGYGLVARLGDEVVASVRARLDEEGTVRIAKLIVHPRMQRHGLGGRLLDGIERHFASEAEETASAKRFQLFTGHRSEGNLRLYRSKGYAQVGTRELGPKLTLVTLEKAA is encoded by the coding sequence ATGGGCCTGAGTGTGACCATCTCAGCAGCGGAACCGCAGGACGCGGAGCACATCCTGAAGCTGCAGTACCTCTGCTACCAGAGCGAGGCGGAGCTGTACGGGGACTGGTCCATCGAACCGCTCACCCAGTCGCTCGACGCCCTGCGCGCCGAACTGGACGAGGGGTACGGGCTCGTGGCCCGGCTCGGCGACGAGGTCGTCGCCTCCGTACGGGCCCGCCTCGACGAGGAGGGCACGGTGCGGATCGCCAAGCTGATCGTCCACCCGCGCATGCAGCGGCACGGCCTCGGCGGCCGCCTCCTCGACGGCATCGAGCGCCACTTCGCCTCGGAGGCGGAGGAGACGGCGTCCGCCAAGCGCTTCCAGCTCTTCACCGGCCACCGCAGCGAGGGCAATCTCCGCCTCTACCGCAGCAAGGGGTACGCGCAGGTCGGCACCCGCGAACTCGGCCCCAAGCTCACCCTGGTGACCCTGGAGAAGGCCGCCTAG
- a CDS encoding glycerophosphodiester phosphodiesterase produces MTQGERRTPARRTVLGAAGATVLGASTALAAGTGTAQAADADLAEDRTPGRGHGYRSLPVPTVIGHRGSAGYRPEHTLGSYRHALDIGAHVVEQDLVPTRDGHLVCRHENDITGTTDVADHPEFASRKTTKTVDGVALTGWFTEDFTLAELKTLRAKERIPGTRQENTLYDGRWTVPTFEEVLEWAEEEGRRRGREIWLHVETKHPSYFRSLGLGLEERLAKLLRRYGRHRANSPVFLQSFEPSSIQRLKKLVDAPGVVLLSGPSSRPWDFVEAGDPRTVADLVTPEGLAWIASYAQGIGPTLDLVIPKDASGRLGTPTTLVRDAHAEGLILHPYTHRNENTFLPADFRKGTDPTAYGDAFGALKRYLETGIDGIFSDNPDTARLAAADLTARD; encoded by the coding sequence ATGACCCAGGGCGAACGCCGGACCCCGGCACGGCGCACGGTTCTCGGAGCGGCGGGCGCCACCGTCCTCGGCGCCTCCACGGCCCTCGCGGCCGGCACCGGCACCGCGCAGGCCGCCGACGCGGACCTGGCCGAGGACCGCACGCCCGGCCGCGGCCACGGCTACCGCTCCCTCCCCGTCCCCACCGTCATCGGCCACCGCGGCTCCGCCGGCTACCGCCCCGAGCACACCCTCGGCTCCTACCGCCACGCCCTCGACATCGGCGCCCACGTCGTCGAGCAGGACCTCGTCCCCACCCGCGACGGGCACCTGGTCTGCCGCCACGAGAACGACATCACCGGCACCACCGACGTCGCCGACCACCCCGAGTTCGCCTCCCGGAAGACCACCAAGACCGTCGACGGCGTCGCCCTCACCGGCTGGTTCACCGAGGACTTCACGCTCGCCGAGCTCAAGACCCTGCGGGCCAAGGAGCGCATCCCCGGCACTCGCCAGGAGAACACCCTCTACGACGGCCGCTGGACGGTCCCCACCTTCGAGGAGGTCCTCGAGTGGGCGGAGGAGGAGGGCCGCCGCCGGGGCCGCGAGATCTGGCTCCACGTCGAGACCAAGCACCCCAGCTACTTCCGCTCCCTCGGCCTCGGCCTGGAGGAGCGCCTCGCGAAGCTCCTGCGCCGGTACGGACGCCACCGCGCGAACTCCCCGGTCTTCCTCCAGTCCTTCGAGCCCAGCAGCATCCAGCGCCTGAAGAAGCTGGTGGACGCCCCGGGCGTCGTCCTGCTCTCCGGCCCGAGCAGCCGCCCCTGGGACTTCGTCGAGGCCGGGGACCCGCGCACGGTCGCCGACCTGGTCACGCCCGAGGGCCTCGCCTGGATCGCCTCGTACGCGCAGGGCATCGGCCCCACGCTCGACCTGGTCATCCCGAAGGACGCGAGCGGCCGGCTCGGCACCCCGACCACCCTGGTCCGCGACGCGCACGCCGAGGGGCTGATCCTCCACCCGTACACGCACCGCAACGAGAACACCTTCCTGCCCGCGGACTTCCGCAAGGGCACGGACCCGACGGCGTACGGCGACGCCTTCGGAGCGCTGAAGCGGTACCTGGAGACGGGGATCGACGGCATCTTCTCCGACAACCCGGACACCGCCCGGCTCGCCGCCGCGGACCTCACCGCCCGCGACTGA
- a CDS encoding lysophospholipid acyltransferase family protein: MSRHAIIKAVLGPVMRLMFRPRVEGVENIPGTGPVILAGNHLTFIDSMIMPICLDRPVYFIGKDEYVTGKGIKGRAMAWFFTSVGMIPVDRDGGRGGVAALMTGRRVLEEGKIFSIYPEGTRSPDGRLYRGRTGIARLTLMTGAPVVPFAMIGTDKIQPGGAGFPRPGRVTVRFGEAMEFSRYDGMDRDRYVLRAVTDSVMAEVMRLSGQEYVDMYATKAKAA, encoded by the coding sequence TTGTCCCGTCATGCGATCATCAAGGCAGTGCTCGGGCCGGTCATGCGCCTGATGTTCCGCCCCCGCGTGGAGGGCGTCGAGAACATCCCCGGGACGGGGCCCGTGATCCTCGCCGGCAACCACCTGACCTTCATCGACTCGATGATCATGCCGATCTGCCTGGACCGTCCGGTCTACTTCATCGGCAAGGACGAGTACGTGACGGGCAAGGGCATCAAGGGCCGGGCGATGGCCTGGTTCTTCACCAGCGTCGGCATGATCCCGGTGGACCGGGACGGCGGCCGCGGTGGTGTGGCGGCGCTGATGACCGGCCGCCGTGTCCTTGAGGAGGGCAAGATCTTCTCGATCTACCCGGAGGGCACCCGCTCCCCCGACGGCCGTCTCTACCGGGGCCGTACGGGCATCGCGCGGCTGACCCTGATGACGGGCGCGCCGGTGGTGCCGTTCGCGATGATCGGCACCGACAAGATCCAGCCGGGCGGGGCGGGCTTCCCGCGCCCGGGCCGGGTGACGGTCCGCTTCGGCGAGGCGATGGAGTTCTCGCGGTACGACGGGATGGACCGCGACCGGTACGTCCTGCGGGCGGTGACGGACTCGGTGATGGCCGAGGTGATGCGGCTGTCCGGGCAGGAGTACGTGGACATGTACGCCACGAAGGCGAAGGCCGCGTAA